The Takifugu flavidus isolate HTHZ2018 chromosome 17, ASM371156v2, whole genome shotgun sequence genome contains a region encoding:
- the gtf3ab gene encoding general transcription factor IIIA, b — translation MSCTWIISLVCDHNTTSDTLLKMGERLQSQKSFVCTFFDCKAKFSKLWKLEAHLCKHTGLKPFSCESCDKSFCTRYQLTRHELNHSGERPHKCPAEGCPEAFVTHSSMKNHMARVHHQRERPYQCDHLGCVKSFNKRNQLKAHQGEHQNVLPFHCSLKGCSREFPTHGKLKHHERVHAGYVCETNACPFESKTWTEYLKHRKKHQAKVPCQRCQKLFNNAWFMHQHELRVHVGERRKLLCPKKGCNKEFTHRFNLDSHIKGDHEGKRPFGCAYAGCGKSFVMKESLWRHEVVHDPAKKKVKKLRPKRNQPWRLALRRKLAAAANQAETSKLAAKLRDTTLE, via the exons ATGTCCTGCACATGGATTATAAGTTTGGTCTGTGACCACAACACCACATCTGACACCTTATTAAAGATGGGGGAGAGGTTACAAAGTCAGAAGAGCTTTGTTTGTACTTTTTTTGACTGTAAAGCTAAATTCAGTAAGTTGTGGAAGCTCGAGGCTCATCTTTGCAAACACACGGGATTG AAACCGTTCTCCTGCGAGAGCTGCGACAAGAGCTTCTGCACCCGCTACCAACTCACCAGACACGAGCTCAACCACAGCGGGGAAAGGCCACACAA GTGTCCTGCTGAAGGTTGTCCAGAGGCCTTTGTCACGCATTCCAGCATGAAGAACCACATGGCCCGAGTTCACCACCAACGGGAGCGACCATACCAG TGTGATCATCTGGGTTGTGTAAAGAGTTTCAACAAGAGGAACCAACTGAAAGCTCATCAGGGGGAGCACCAGAATGTCCTGCCTTTTCA CTGTTCCCTCAAGGGCTGCTCCAGAGAATTCCCCACTCATGGAAAACTGAAGCATCACGAGAGGGTCCACGCAG GTTACGTCTGCGAGACGAATGCATGTCCGTTTGAATCGAAGACATGGACAGAATATCTgaagcacagaaaaaaacatcaaG CCAAGGTGCCATGCCAACGGTGTCAAAAGCTGTTTAATAACGCCTGGTTCATGCACCAGCATGAGCTGCGTGTGCACGTTGGTGAGAGGAGAAAGCTTCTGTGCCCCAAGAAAGGTTGCAACAAAGAGTTCACCCACCGCTTCAACTTGGATAGTCACATAAAAGGAGACCATGAGGGGAAGAGACCCTTCGGCTGTGCCTACGCAGGGTGTGGGAAAAGCTTCGTTATGAAG GAAAGCCTGTGGAGACACGAGGTGGTGCACGACCCTGCAAAGAAGAAAGTGAAG AAACTGCGTCCTAAACGGAATCAGCCGTGGCGTTTGGCCCTGCGGCGCAAATTAGCAGCTGCTGCCAATCAAGCGGAGACTAGCAAGCTCGCTGCGAAGCTGCGCGACACCACTTTAGAATGA
- the lnx2a gene encoding ligand of Numb protein X 2a isoform X3 encodes MSMSITSAVGHIPDKTRSSRKDAERCPGMRCQQASVDGSRGESGDERAMVTSPPRSPGSPQTVLRDNTPSPPSRLSNSNGPVWTRDAGLDNPAFEESTEEDSVVGLECVVPRVKRPLSNPCIHLLRSVSSTSSGWDCPESPPLSAEEGCVKLPSLPEGEITAIEVHRANPYVELGISIVGGNETPLINIVIQEVYRDGVIARDGRLLAGDQILQVNNVDISNVPHSFARSTLARPCTTLQLTVLRERRCASRAPPSSSSSSSTPAAPHAPCSTPEGTPSSPNTLRITLHKRDSTEQLGIKLVRRTDESGVFVLDLLDGGLAAKDGRLRSNDRVLAVNEQDLRHGTPEQAAQIIQASGERVHLLIGRPSKPTPPVPPKSSSARDLYCLDHFLPNHSSSQSPVPAHLSRTSSHRDFSQCVTCKEKHITVKKEPQESLGMTVAGGRGSKSGELPIFVTSVQPHGCLSRDGRIKRGDVLLSINGQDLTYLSHSEAVGTLKASAASPSVQLRVLEVSMVEEHDHDELLPHTHDSDFDANWSPSWVMWLGLPSYLHSSHEIVLRRSHPGSWGFSIVGGYEESHSNQAFFIKTIVLGTPAYYDGRLKCGDMIVAVNSLSTAGMSHSALVPMLKEQRSRVALTVVSWPGSLV; translated from the exons ATGTCGATGTCCATCACATCAGCAGTGGGACACATCCCTGACAAGACCAGGTCATCTCGGAAAGACGCGGAAAG GTGTCCCGGGATGCGGTGTCAGCAGGCAAGCGTGGACGGTTCCCGAGGCGAGAGTGGGGACGAGCGAGCGATGGTGACCAGCCCCCCCAGGTCGCCCGGTTCCCCGCAGACGGTCCTGAGGGACAACACGCCATCACCGCCCTCCAGGCTTAGCAACAGCAATGGGCCCGTGTGGACACGGGATGCCGGCCTGGACAACCCCGCCTTTGAGGAGAGCACAGAGGAAGACA GTGTGGTCGGTTTGGAATGCGTGGTCCCCAGGGTGAAGCGGCCCCTCAGTAATCCCTGCATCCACCTCCTCCGCTCtgtcagctccacctcctcggGGTGGGACTGCCCGGAGTCGCCTCCTCTCTCCGCTGAAGAAG GCTGTGTGAAGCTGCCCTCGCTCCCCGAGGGGGAGATTACGGCCATCGAGGTGCACCGGGCCAACCCGTATGTTGAACTGGGCATTAGCATTGTTGGCGGAAACGAGACGCCGCTCATCAACATCGTGATCCAGGAAGTGTACAGAGACGGGGTCATTGCCCGAGATGGGAGGCTTCTAGCTGGGGATCAAATATTACAG gtcAACAATGTGGACATTAGTAATGTCCCCCACAGTTTTGCCCGTTCCACGCTGGCCCGGCCCTGCACCACCCTGCAGCTGACGGTGCTCAGAGAGCGCCGCTGCGCTTCCCGtgcgcccccctcctcctcctcctcctcctccactccggCTGCGCCCCACGCCCCCTGCTCCACCCCCGAGGGCACCCCGTCCAGCCCCAACACGCTGAGAATCACTTTGCACAAGCGGGACTCCACCGAGCAGCTCGGCATCAAGCTGGTGCGGCGGACGGACGAGTCGGGGGTCTTCGTGTTGGACCTGCTGGACGGCGGGCTGGCAGCGAAGGATGGCAGGCTGAGAAGTAATGACCGTGTTTTAGCCGTCAATGAGCAGGACCTACGGCACGGGACCCCCGAACAGGCGGCCCAGATCATACAG GCCAGCGGCGAGCGAGTCCATCTGCTGATCGGTCGACCCAGCAAGCCGACTCCGCCGGTGCCGCCGAAATCAAGCTCCGCCAGAGACCTTTACTGCCTTGATCACTTCCTGCCTAACCACAGCTCCTCCCAGAGTCCTGTCCCCGCCCACCTCTCCCGCACCAGCTCCCACAGA GACTTTTCCCAGTGCGTGACCTGTAAGGAGAAACACATCACTGTTAAGAAGGAACCGCAGGAGTCTCTGGGCATGACTGTTGCAGGGGGGCGGGGCAGCAAGAGCGGCGAGCTGCCCATCTTTGTGACCAGCGTCCAGCCCCACGGCTGCCTGTCCAGGGACGGGAGAATCAAACGAG GTGACGTCCTGCTGAGCATCAACGGCCAGGACCTGACGTACCTGAGCCACAGCGAGGCTGTGGGCACGCTGAAGGCCAGCGCCGCCTCGCCCTCAGTCCAGCTGCGGGTACTGGAGGTCAGCATGGTGGAGGAGCACGACCACGACGAGCTGCTCCCTCACACGCATGACAGCGACTTCGACGCCAACTGGTCCCCGTCATGGGTCATGTGGTTGGGTTTACCCAG CTACCTGCACAGCAGCCACGAGATCGTGCTGCGGCGGAGCCACCCCGGCAGCTGGGGGTTCAGCATCGTCGGGGGCTACGAGGAAAGCCACAGCAACCAGGCGTTCTTCATCAAGACCATCGTCCTCGGCACACCCGCGTACTACGATGGCCGGCTCAA GTGCGGAGACATGATCGTCGCGGTCAACAGCCTGTCGACAGCGGGGATGAGCCACTCAGCTCTGGTGCCCATGCTGAAGGAGCAGCGCAGCCGCGTGGCGCTGACTGTGGTCTCCTGGCCCGGCAGCCTGGTGTAA